In Gammaproteobacteria bacterium, a single window of DNA contains:
- a CDS encoding heavy metal translocating P-type ATPase — protein MNHCFHCEEPIPEGADWSFEWNGSLRQFCCAGCHAIAKTLVENGLDEYYRRRTAPAVKAAPDENAIELAKAYQDPNIRKARVITDHEHIELHLYVEGIRCSACVWLIEKVCLELPAVIDCQANAMTHRVLVKLTTDEAVPMVLERLQTIGYRPHVIRADEDSTVREDRALLKRLGVAGLVAMQTMMFAVGLYVGDGQDMAIEHGRFLRWTSALLACVVVFYAAVPFFRGAWQNLQHRRLGMDVPVALAIGSAWLVSMVNT, from the coding sequence GGGGCTGATTGGTCTTTTGAGTGGAATGGGTCCTTACGACAATTCTGCTGTGCGGGCTGTCATGCGATCGCCAAAACCCTGGTTGAAAATGGACTGGACGAATATTATCGTCGGCGAACCGCACCTGCGGTGAAAGCCGCGCCCGATGAGAACGCCATTGAACTTGCCAAAGCCTATCAAGATCCCAATATACGCAAGGCACGCGTAATCACCGATCACGAACACATTGAGCTCCATCTGTACGTTGAAGGGATTCGTTGCAGTGCGTGTGTATGGCTGATCGAGAAGGTCTGTCTGGAACTGCCAGCGGTGATCGATTGTCAAGCGAATGCGATGACCCATCGGGTATTGGTGAAACTCACCACTGATGAAGCAGTGCCGATGGTGCTTGAGCGATTGCAAACCATTGGCTATCGACCACACGTAATCCGAGCTGATGAAGATTCGACAGTCCGCGAAGATCGTGCGTTACTCAAACGGCTCGGGGTCGCTGGACTGGTCGCGATGCAAACGATGATGTTCGCCGTTGGTCTGTACGTCGGTGATGGTCAGGATATGGCAATAGAACATGGACGCTTCCTGCGCTGGACCAGCGCCCTGCTTGCCTGCGTGGTCGTCTTTTATGCGGCCGTGCCCTTCTTCCGTGGCGCTTGGCAAAATTTGCAGCACCGCCGTCTTGGTATGGATGTTCCTGTTGCGTTGGCCATTGGCAGTGCGTGGCTGGTGAGCATGGTCAACAC